One region of Thiorhodovibrio frisius genomic DNA includes:
- a CDS encoding ATP-binding protein yields the protein MLRKKLPIGVQTFAKIREDDYYYVDKTGFALRLIEDGSHYFLSRPRRFGKSLFLDTLAELLSGNRELFTGLEAEHKWDWSRRHPVIRLSFGGGVLHSCARLDEKIDELLTDNLERLGVSATHRSPSGRLQQLIKSTATAYGEKVVVLVDEYDKPILDNLGDMETARAMRDGLRDLYSVIKDSDAHVGFVFLTGVSKFSKVSLFSGLNNLKDITVDERYSALCGYTENDLDQVFAPELEGLDREQIRAWYNGYNWTGDAVYNPFDVLLLFDSRQFRSWWFETATPTFLIEVLAGRHTFAPSLERLLTDEQLLSTFDVDYIATEALLFQTGYLTIDHMRQHGAVTQYVLRYPNLEVRSSLNNALLHQLRGRASDTPSQAARLYNLLEVNDFSGLKDLFTAFFASIPHDWYRNNPIAQYEGYYASVFYAYFASLGFDLTPEESSNAGRLDLTVKFNGQIYLIEFKLVEHSGEGAAMAQLEAKGYADKYLGQGQSIHLIGVEFSAEQRAVVGFEVETLN from the coding sequence ATGTTGCGCAAGAAGCTTCCGATTGGTGTTCAGACCTTCGCCAAGATTCGCGAAGACGATTACTACTATGTCGACAAGACCGGCTTCGCCCTGCGGCTGATTGAGGACGGTAGCCATTATTTTCTCTCCCGTCCGCGCCGCTTTGGCAAGTCGCTGTTTCTGGATACCCTGGCGGAGCTTCTCAGTGGCAATAGGGAGCTGTTCACTGGCCTTGAGGCGGAGCACAAGTGGGACTGGAGTCGGCGTCATCCTGTGATTCGGCTGAGTTTCGGCGGTGGGGTGCTGCATAGCTGCGCCAGGCTCGATGAAAAGATCGATGAATTGCTCACGGACAACCTCGAACGCCTAGGCGTGAGCGCCACGCACCGCAGCCCATCCGGGCGTTTACAGCAGTTAATCAAAAGCACCGCGACTGCTTACGGGGAAAAGGTTGTGGTCCTGGTGGACGAATACGACAAGCCGATTCTGGATAATCTCGGGGACATGGAAACAGCGCGGGCGATGCGCGATGGGCTGCGCGATCTGTATTCAGTCATCAAGGACTCGGATGCCCACGTGGGCTTTGTCTTTTTGACCGGGGTGAGCAAATTTAGCAAGGTCAGCTTGTTCTCGGGGCTTAATAACCTCAAGGACATCACCGTCGATGAACGTTACTCGGCGCTCTGCGGCTATACCGAGAACGATCTGGACCAAGTCTTTGCTCCCGAGTTGGAAGGTCTGGACCGCGAACAGATTCGCGCCTGGTATAACGGCTACAACTGGACCGGCGATGCCGTTTACAACCCCTTTGACGTGCTGCTGCTATTCGACAGCCGGCAATTTCGCTCCTGGTGGTTCGAGACCGCCACGCCGACTTTCTTGATCGAGGTGCTGGCCGGGCGGCATACGTTCGCACCCAGTTTGGAACGCCTGTTGACGGACGAACAGCTTCTTTCGACCTTCGATGTCGACTACATTGCCACGGAGGCTTTGCTGTTCCAGACCGGCTATTTGACTATCGATCACATGCGCCAGCACGGAGCGGTGACTCAGTATGTCTTGCGCTACCCAAATCTGGAAGTTCGCTCCAGTCTGAACAATGCCTTGCTGCATCAGCTGCGCGGTCGCGCGTCAGACACGCCAAGTCAGGCCGCACGCCTCTACAACCTGCTCGAAGTGAATGATTTCAGTGGTTTGAAAGATCTCTTTACCGCCTTTTTCGCCAGCATTCCGCACGATTGGTATCGCAACAACCCGATCGCCCAATATGAGGGTTACTACGCCAGCGTCTTCTATGCTTATTTCGCCAGCTTGGGATTTGACCTGACGCCAGAGGAGAGCAGCAACGCCGGTCGGCTGGATTTGACCGTCAAGTTCAACGGCCAGATTTATCTGATCGAATTCAAGTTGGTCGAGCACAGTGGCGAAGGCGCGGCCATGGCGCAGCTCGAGGCGAAAGGTTATGCCGACAAATATCTTGGTCAAGGCCAGTCGATTCATCTGATTGGGGTGGAATTCAGCGCAGAACAACGCGCAGTGGTGGGGTTCGAGGTCGAGACGCTGAATTGA